Proteins found in one Polyangiaceae bacterium genomic segment:
- a CDS encoding glycoside hydrolase family 1 protein, with amino-acid sequence MKHWALGMLALAAVGCGGSDDEPKPSSGSGDIEYPAMGALTGESGKGSFRFGAASAATQIEDQNQSTDWYVFTQPKADGGLGNGTFVGDAAKGYTMALEDVELLKAMHLDSYRFSIEWARIEPKRDQIDEAALKHYSDFIDALIAAGIKPMVTIHHFSNPVWVDDPRDTDCVNGPTDENLCGLGHPQGGPMVIAEMAEHAKLLAERFGDRVDEWGTLNEPVNYLLAAYGIGYFPPGKTSIFSEKSLLEQFVPVVRDYVSAHAAMYKAIKAADTIDADGDGVAANVGLTLSVAKWEPARFNEVSEDPEDVTARDRVVYVYHHLLVDSLRNGTFDANLDGTPDEDQPDWKGTLDWLGVQYYFRTGVTGNNGLVPVLKVTPCFSSFDFGSCLPPTDKTFCVPTMHYEYYAQGLYDVLADFGKRWPDLPLVVTESGIATEVGERRAENVVRALEQISRARSEGVDVRGYYHWSLYDNFEWAEGFTPRFGLYTVDYQSYERSATKGAEVLGEISAAHRMTKVQRDAYGGTGPMTPEPNPPAGDLCTGG; translated from the coding sequence ATGAAGCACTGGGCGCTCGGGATGCTTGCGCTGGCGGCGGTGGGCTGCGGCGGCTCGGACGACGAACCCAAGCCGAGCTCCGGCTCCGGAGACATCGAGTACCCGGCGATGGGCGCGCTCACGGGAGAGAGCGGAAAGGGCAGCTTCCGCTTCGGCGCGGCGAGCGCCGCGACGCAGATCGAAGACCAGAACCAGAGCACGGATTGGTACGTGTTCACCCAGCCCAAGGCCGACGGTGGCCTCGGCAACGGCACCTTCGTGGGCGACGCCGCCAAGGGCTACACGATGGCCCTGGAGGACGTGGAGCTCTTGAAGGCGATGCACCTGGACTCGTATCGCTTCAGCATCGAGTGGGCGCGCATCGAGCCCAAGCGCGATCAGATCGACGAAGCGGCGCTGAAACACTACTCGGACTTCATCGACGCGCTGATCGCGGCCGGCATCAAGCCGATGGTGACGATCCACCATTTCTCGAACCCGGTGTGGGTGGACGACCCGCGGGACACGGACTGCGTGAACGGCCCCACGGACGAAAATCTCTGCGGTCTGGGCCACCCTCAGGGCGGCCCGATGGTGATCGCGGAGATGGCAGAGCACGCCAAGCTCCTGGCGGAGCGTTTCGGGGATCGCGTGGACGAGTGGGGCACCCTGAACGAACCGGTGAACTATCTGCTCGCCGCGTACGGCATCGGCTACTTCCCGCCGGGCAAGACATCCATCTTCAGCGAGAAGAGCTTGCTGGAGCAGTTCGTGCCGGTGGTGCGGGACTACGTGTCGGCGCACGCCGCCATGTACAAGGCGATCAAGGCGGCGGACACCATCGATGCCGATGGCGACGGCGTGGCCGCGAACGTGGGGCTCACCCTCTCCGTGGCCAAGTGGGAGCCGGCGCGCTTCAACGAGGTGAGTGAGGATCCCGAAGACGTGACCGCGCGGGATCGCGTGGTGTACGTGTACCACCACCTGCTGGTGGATTCGCTGCGCAACGGCACCTTCGACGCTAACCTCGACGGCACGCCGGACGAAGACCAGCCGGACTGGAAGGGCACGCTGGATTGGCTCGGCGTGCAGTACTACTTCCGCACCGGCGTGACGGGGAACAACGGCCTGGTGCCGGTGCTCAAGGTCACGCCCTGCTTCTCGAGCTTCGACTTCGGCTCCTGCTTGCCGCCCACGGACAAGACCTTCTGCGTCCCCACCATGCACTACGAGTACTACGCCCAGGGCCTGTACGACGTGCTCGCGGACTTCGGGAAGCGCTGGCCGGACCTGCCGCTGGTGGTCACGGAGAGCGGCATCGCCACGGAGGTGGGGGAGCGTCGGGCGGAGAACGTGGTGCGTGCCTTGGAGCAGATCTCCCGCGCTCGGAGCGAGGGCGTGGACGTGCGCGGCTACTACCACTGGAGCCTGTACGACAACTTCGAGTGGGCGGAGGGCTTCACGCCGCGCTTCGGCCTCTACACCGTGGACTACCAGAGCTACGAGCGCAGCGCGACGAAGGGCGCGGAAGTGCTGGGCGAGATCTCCGCCGCGCACCGCATGACGAAGGTACAGCGCGACGCCTACGGGGGCACGGGTCCCATGACGCCGGAGCCGAACCCGCCGGCGGGAGATCTCTGCACCGGGGGGTGA
- a CDS encoding AAA family ATPase, translated as MQDVRALNELVAKESAFVDDLLAEVGKVIVGQSYMIDRLLVGLLAGGHVLLEGVPGLAKTLTVRTICDAIEASFARVQFTPDLLPADLIGTVIYNQKTGEFTSKLGPIFANLVLADEINRAPAKVQSALLEAMQEHQVTVGDKTYPLPDPFVVMATQNPIEQEGTYPLPEAQVDRFMLMVKVGYPSREEERAVMDRMTSLVPAQARSVTSPEQLTDARKVVREVYMDDRVKDYIVDVVFASRDPASKGMKDLAPLIEYGASPRASIALNLASRAHAFLRHRGYVTPEDVKAVGPDVLRHRIVLSYEAEAEEVTQEDIVRRVFEVVEVP; from the coding sequence ATGCAGGATGTCCGCGCGTTGAACGAGCTGGTCGCGAAGGAAAGCGCCTTCGTGGACGATCTGCTGGCAGAAGTCGGCAAGGTCATCGTCGGCCAGAGCTACATGATCGACCGCCTCTTGGTGGGCCTGTTGGCCGGGGGCCACGTGCTCCTGGAAGGCGTGCCCGGGCTGGCCAAGACGCTCACGGTACGCACCATCTGCGATGCCATCGAGGCGAGCTTCGCCCGCGTTCAGTTCACCCCCGACCTGTTGCCGGCGGACCTCATCGGCACCGTCATCTACAACCAGAAGACGGGAGAGTTCACCAGCAAGCTGGGGCCCATCTTCGCGAATCTGGTGTTGGCAGACGAGATCAACCGCGCGCCCGCCAAGGTGCAGAGCGCCCTGCTCGAGGCGATGCAGGAGCACCAAGTCACCGTGGGAGACAAGACCTACCCCTTGCCGGATCCCTTCGTAGTGATGGCCACCCAAAATCCCATCGAGCAGGAAGGCACCTATCCGCTGCCGGAAGCGCAGGTGGATCGCTTCATGCTGATGGTGAAGGTGGGCTATCCGTCGCGGGAAGAAGAACGAGCGGTGATGGATCGCATGACCAGCTTGGTGCCGGCCCAGGCCCGCTCCGTCACTTCGCCCGAGCAGCTCACGGACGCCCGCAAGGTCGTTCGCGAGGTGTACATGGACGACCGCGTCAAGGACTACATCGTGGACGTGGTGTTCGCCTCCCGCGACCCGGCCTCCAAGGGCATGAAGGACTTGGCGCCACTGATCGAGTACGGGGCCAGTCCCCGCGCCAGCATCGCGCTGAATCTCGCTTCCCGTGCCCACGCCTTCTTGCGCCACCGCGGCTACGTGACGCCGGAAGACGTCAAGGCCGTCGGCCCCGACGTGCTTCGCCATCGCATCGTGCTCTCCTACGAAGCAGAGGCCGAAGAAGTGACTCAGGAGGACATCGTGCGTCGGGTGTTCGAGGTCGTCGAAGTCCCCTGA
- a CDS encoding putative metal-binding motif-containing protein — protein MRRSVSLTALVCFAAVGCSSDEFTASPTGGTGGDAGGAAGAGGTTSGTGGTGAGGATGGSAGAGGLPTSCTKDADCDDGLACNGKETCGSTGCVAGTPMDCQNPDAAHCESACKESAGTGTCVVVGKDADGDQHLDAACTADTTADDCDDANKAVFPGASEVCDGIDNDCNGKDEFEEGTSSPTGSSKQLADAAYFPDVAWSPTDKHYGVVWRDAFGGGIQYARVTPAGDMVGSKVQVSADDAAPRVAWSGSHFAVAWSSGGRVKLRRVSPNATFPEAAKPISDGASKAGDPDVAATATGWTVIWSDARTNTLGTLYAHAVDAAGTPTAGGDKQVGDTGGANKAPAIASGSGGLFVAEERGSTAVVNAIKVFGLSASFAVSGAKDLPTGASPKRPAVAATDDGWSGGWSEPTALRYYEQHGTTACSPISVSASAPLLGSVAARGSARLAVFGEGSSVTAKVQLVRFKAGCVSTAQLKLADVDIPDWTGFGPPVAAWSDQSVLVLWSDESTGTAVLHRWASGPNLCDAVQ, from the coding sequence ATGCGTCGATCAGTTTCGCTCACCGCACTCGTGTGTTTCGCCGCCGTAGGTTGTTCCTCGGACGAGTTTACGGCGTCTCCAACCGGAGGAACGGGTGGAGACGCTGGGGGCGCGGCCGGTGCGGGCGGAACCACCAGCGGAACAGGCGGGACGGGGGCGGGCGGTGCAACGGGAGGAAGCGCGGGGGCTGGAGGCCTGCCCACGAGCTGCACCAAGGACGCTGACTGTGACGACGGGCTCGCGTGCAACGGCAAGGAGACCTGTGGCTCCACGGGCTGCGTCGCGGGCACACCAATGGACTGCCAGAACCCGGACGCCGCCCACTGCGAATCTGCATGCAAGGAGAGCGCCGGCACCGGAACCTGCGTCGTGGTGGGCAAAGACGCGGATGGCGACCAGCACTTGGACGCGGCGTGTACCGCAGACACGACAGCCGATGACTGCGACGACGCGAACAAAGCGGTGTTTCCCGGCGCCAGCGAGGTCTGCGATGGGATCGACAACGACTGTAACGGCAAGGACGAGTTCGAGGAAGGAACGTCATCCCCCACGGGGAGCTCGAAGCAGCTCGCAGATGCCGCCTACTTCCCGGACGTCGCATGGTCCCCGACCGACAAGCACTATGGCGTCGTCTGGCGGGACGCTTTTGGGGGCGGGATTCAGTACGCACGCGTCACACCGGCGGGCGACATGGTCGGCTCGAAGGTGCAAGTTTCGGCTGATGACGCCGCGCCCCGCGTAGCGTGGAGCGGCTCCCACTTTGCCGTGGCGTGGAGCAGCGGAGGCAGGGTGAAGCTGAGGCGCGTGAGTCCCAACGCCACCTTCCCGGAAGCCGCGAAGCCCATCAGTGACGGCGCGTCGAAGGCGGGAGATCCCGACGTCGCCGCGACCGCGACGGGCTGGACGGTCATCTGGTCGGATGCTCGGACCAACACCCTGGGCACGCTCTACGCCCACGCTGTGGATGCCGCGGGAACCCCCACAGCCGGAGGGGACAAGCAGGTCGGCGACACGGGCGGGGCGAACAAGGCACCGGCTATCGCCAGCGGCAGTGGAGGACTGTTCGTGGCCGAGGAGCGGGGCTCGACCGCGGTCGTCAATGCGATCAAGGTGTTCGGCCTCAGCGCGAGCTTCGCTGTTTCCGGCGCCAAGGACTTGCCGACTGGTGCGAGTCCCAAACGGCCAGCCGTTGCCGCCACAGACGACGGTTGGAGCGGCGGCTGGAGCGAACCCACCGCCCTTCGCTACTACGAGCAACACGGTACGACGGCGTGCTCTCCAATCAGTGTGAGTGCGTCGGCTCCGCTACTCGGCAGCGTGGCCGCCCGAGGCAGCGCACGCCTTGCAGTCTTTGGCGAGGGCTCGAGTGTTACCGCCAAGGTGCAGCTGGTCCGATTCAAGGCCGGCTGCGTCTCCACGGCTCAGCTCAAGCTAGCGGACGTCGATATCCCGGACTGGACCGGCTTCGGTCCGCCCGTCGCGGCCTGGAGCGATCAGAGTGTGCTCGTGCTCTGGTCGGACGAGTCGACGGGCACCGCGGTACTTCACCGATGGGCCAGCGGGCCCAACCTGTGTGACGCCGTGCAGTAG
- a CDS encoding alpha/beta hydrolase yields MPDGSFFRLLRWLGPWAGQQLPPGVVRQTWVVRDGAPAGRRANGVRPRRGRGERGRLEAYVYRPTRPVAGTYLVAPGLHFDGPDDPRLDRFCRVLAAAGFCVVTPFLPSYVDLIVEPSAPDDLEVVARALLERLPADERITLFSISFGSWPALEVAARLGPAARAVITFGGYAEFESAIRFCVDGIMRHPDGDVRLARDPLNQPALFLNMLPWLEDVTGDTTDLEAAWREMVYRTWGRMELKVPGRLEPFARELAPRVPAEQRELFLIGTGVVPGAESLLGRALDRAGDALRFADPAPAIPRLQCPAVVCHGRDDDVIPWGEAEKLYRALSAHVPARLLLTGLYGHTGAGRPSVRALGREVRAMLDIAETLARAGSVL; encoded by the coding sequence ATGCCGGATGGCTCGTTCTTCCGCCTGCTTCGCTGGCTCGGGCCGTGGGCGGGACAGCAGCTGCCGCCGGGGGTCGTGCGGCAGACCTGGGTCGTGCGCGACGGAGCCCCCGCCGGGCGACGCGCGAATGGCGTGCGGCCGCGCCGTGGCCGGGGCGAGCGCGGGCGACTGGAGGCCTACGTGTACCGGCCGACGCGGCCGGTGGCGGGGACGTACCTGGTGGCGCCGGGGCTCCACTTCGACGGACCGGACGACCCGCGCCTCGACCGCTTCTGCCGCGTGCTCGCGGCTGCGGGCTTTTGCGTCGTCACGCCATTCCTCCCTTCATATGTCGACTTGATCGTGGAGCCCTCCGCGCCCGACGACTTGGAGGTCGTGGCCCGCGCGTTGCTCGAGCGGCTGCCCGCGGACGAGCGCATCACGTTGTTCAGCATTTCCTTCGGCTCCTGGCCGGCGCTGGAGGTGGCGGCGCGACTCGGTCCGGCGGCGCGCGCCGTGATCACCTTCGGCGGCTACGCCGAATTCGAGAGCGCAATCCGCTTCTGCGTCGACGGCATCATGCGGCATCCCGACGGTGACGTTCGGCTGGCTCGCGATCCGTTGAACCAACCCGCGCTGTTCCTCAACATGCTGCCCTGGCTCGAAGACGTGACCGGCGACACGACGGACCTCGAGGCTGCCTGGCGCGAGATGGTGTACCGGACCTGGGGGCGCATGGAGCTGAAGGTGCCGGGGCGCCTCGAGCCCTTCGCTCGAGAGCTCGCGCCACGAGTGCCCGCCGAGCAGCGCGAGCTGTTCCTGATCGGCACCGGCGTGGTGCCCGGCGCCGAGAGCCTGCTCGGCCGCGCGCTGGATCGCGCGGGGGACGCGCTCCGCTTCGCGGATCCCGCGCCCGCGATCCCGCGCCTTCAGTGTCCGGCGGTGGTGTGCCATGGGCGGGACGACGACGTGATTCCGTGGGGCGAAGCGGAGAAGCTCTACCGGGCGCTTTCGGCCCACGTACCCGCGCGGCTGCTGCTCACGGGCCTGTACGGCCACACCGGCGCTGGGCGCCCGAGCGTGCGCGCACTGGGCCGCGAGGTCCGCGCCATGCTGGACATCGCTGAGACGCTGGCGCGCGCGGGCTCAGTGCTTTGA
- a CDS encoding AAA family ATPase, with amino-acid sequence MFKRASFKNFKGLRDVSLELGRMTVLIGPNASGKSSVLDGIHLASQLALPHRWRERDIRGPFADLLEGAAHLRTRGESGSLSIAVDISAGSFAIECMANDGGEWHARASFPRPNDSVGVPSREDVRPFFQALPAELGAVVRLRLQSHKLRSPSYSEDEVPRVEHDGAGLASAIAHIAAAIGREAIEAIEADLRAVVPTVGKIRAPRAEVTRRETIVLPDGSSTFSDRKVWGNKVEVEVAGAGYLSADLLSDGTLIALALVTLLNGPQVPRVILLDDIESGLHPHAQQELVGVLRKFMTRMPEVQFVLTTHSPYLLDSIEDDEIYALRLNDNGHTVCRKLCEHPDWARWRGKMKMGEFWSTVGEDWVPENAAE; translated from the coding sequence ATGTTCAAACGCGCATCGTTCAAGAACTTCAAGGGGCTTCGCGACGTTTCGCTCGAGCTCGGGCGCATGACGGTGCTGATTGGACCCAACGCCAGCGGCAAGTCGAGCGTGTTGGACGGGATCCACCTGGCGAGCCAGCTCGCGCTGCCGCACAGATGGCGTGAGCGGGACATCCGAGGGCCCTTTGCAGACCTCCTTGAAGGAGCAGCACACCTGCGGACCCGAGGAGAGTCAGGTTCGCTGAGTATTGCGGTGGACATCAGCGCCGGGTCGTTTGCCATCGAATGCATGGCAAATGATGGGGGCGAGTGGCACGCCAGGGCGTCGTTTCCGCGTCCGAATGACTCTGTGGGGGTCCCGAGTCGCGAAGACGTTCGGCCCTTCTTCCAAGCGCTGCCCGCCGAGCTCGGGGCCGTCGTGAGACTGCGGCTCCAGTCCCACAAGCTGAGGTCACCGTCGTACAGCGAGGACGAGGTTCCGCGTGTGGAGCACGACGGAGCGGGGCTTGCGTCTGCCATCGCGCACATTGCTGCGGCCATCGGTCGCGAGGCCATCGAGGCGATCGAGGCGGACCTTCGGGCGGTGGTGCCAACCGTGGGCAAGATCCGGGCGCCTCGCGCCGAGGTGACGCGGCGCGAGACCATCGTGCTTCCCGATGGAAGCTCGACCTTTAGTGATCGTAAGGTCTGGGGTAACAAGGTCGAGGTCGAAGTTGCCGGTGCTGGATATCTCTCCGCCGATCTGCTCAGCGACGGGACGCTGATCGCCCTCGCCCTCGTGACTCTGCTCAATGGTCCTCAGGTGCCTCGCGTCATTCTGCTGGATGACATCGAATCCGGGCTCCATCCGCACGCACAACAAGAGCTCGTTGGCGTGCTTCGCAAATTCATGACGCGAATGCCCGAGGTGCAGTTCGTGCTGACCACCCATTCGCCGTACCTTCTCGATTCGATCGAAGACGACGAAATCTACGCGCTCCGTTTGAATGACAATGGGCACACCGTGTGCCGGAAGCTGTGCGAGCACCCAGATTGGGCGCGTTGGCGCGGCAAGATGAAAATGGGGGAGTTCTGGAGCACCGTGGGCGAAGACTGGGTGCCCGAGAACGCGGCTGAGTAG
- a CDS encoding type II toxin-antitoxin system HipA family toxin, which yields MRLPDQVAVVLDDALHGAKVEVGVLSCDRRGSAEVPRFAYTEDWLERTAGAFAIDPELPLYPGDFFPSHGGMFGVLRDTAPDRWGRILMERRESLEAEAEARKPRRLQEWEFLLGVADVARMGALRLRERDGERFLDDRALSAPPKTRLRELQGIALALEEPGSEDRPEYTTWLRQLLAPGTSLGGARPKATFEAPDGALWIAKFPGRQDRHDVGAWEYLAHRLAAQAGVRVPNAELLELTGEHHTFAVQRFDRDEQRRRLYLSAMSASGHDDGDAASYLDIAEAIQNAGDAATIESDLEQLYRRVVFNVLLGNRDDHLRNHGFLRGRRGWCLAPAFDVNPNPDKLEHALNLDDASSVPSVGRVHATRELYRLSAAEASRIERQVREALSDWQPLARDIGISRREVQTLASVIDPTRD from the coding sequence GTGAGGCTTCCCGACCAGGTGGCGGTCGTACTCGACGATGCCCTTCACGGCGCCAAGGTCGAGGTCGGCGTACTGTCGTGCGACCGGCGCGGCAGCGCGGAGGTGCCTCGCTTTGCATACACGGAAGATTGGCTGGAAAGGACGGCGGGGGCCTTCGCGATCGATCCCGAGCTTCCACTCTACCCTGGGGACTTCTTCCCGAGCCACGGCGGCATGTTCGGAGTGCTGCGAGACACGGCTCCCGATCGCTGGGGTAGGATCTTGATGGAGCGTCGCGAGTCCCTGGAAGCAGAAGCGGAAGCGCGCAAACCACGGCGGCTCCAAGAGTGGGAGTTCCTGCTCGGCGTCGCAGACGTTGCTCGCATGGGTGCTCTGCGTCTCCGCGAGCGAGACGGCGAAAGATTCCTCGACGACCGGGCGCTGAGCGCACCGCCGAAGACACGGCTCCGCGAGCTTCAAGGCATCGCCCTGGCACTGGAGGAGCCGGGAAGCGAGGATCGGCCGGAATACACGACCTGGCTTCGCCAGCTACTGGCCCCGGGGACCAGTCTGGGCGGCGCGCGACCCAAGGCGACCTTCGAGGCGCCGGATGGCGCGCTCTGGATCGCGAAGTTCCCGGGCCGCCAAGATCGCCACGACGTCGGCGCGTGGGAGTACCTCGCGCATCGACTCGCAGCCCAGGCGGGCGTGCGGGTACCGAACGCAGAGCTCCTCGAGCTCACCGGCGAGCATCACACATTCGCAGTGCAGCGGTTCGATCGGGACGAGCAACGCCGGCGCCTGTACCTCTCTGCGATGAGTGCATCCGGCCACGACGACGGCGACGCTGCGAGCTACCTCGACATAGCGGAGGCGATACAGAACGCGGGCGACGCGGCCACCATCGAGTCCGATCTCGAGCAGCTCTACCGCAGAGTCGTGTTCAACGTTCTGCTCGGCAATCGCGACGACCACCTGCGAAACCATGGCTTCTTGCGTGGCCGCCGCGGGTGGTGCTTGGCGCCCGCGTTCGACGTGAACCCGAACCCGGACAAGCTCGAACACGCTCTGAATCTCGACGATGCGAGCTCTGTGCCGAGCGTCGGCCGCGTACACGCGACGCGAGAGCTCTACCGCCTATCCGCCGCGGAAGCCTCGCGCATCGAGCGACAGGTTCGTGAAGCGCTGTCCGATTGGCAGCCCTTGGCGCGCGACATCGGGATCTCGCGCCGAGAAGTGCAGACGCTCGCATCCGTCATCGACCCGACGCGGGACTGA
- a CDS encoding helix-turn-helix transcriptional regulator gives MAKRSPAVFPAARKQLNALGERLAAARKRRRMTQHTLAVRAGISIPTLRKLENGDARVSLAAVLRILQVLGLGADVDRLAADDELGRRLQDIHQKGPPRGRTRSKP, from the coding sequence ATGGCGAAGCGGAGCCCCGCGGTGTTTCCCGCGGCCCGAAAGCAACTGAACGCGCTCGGGGAGCGCCTCGCGGCGGCGCGAAAGCGGCGGCGCATGACGCAGCACACCCTCGCCGTGCGGGCCGGGATCTCCATCCCCACACTCCGCAAGCTCGAGAACGGCGACGCGCGGGTGAGCCTGGCCGCCGTGTTGCGCATCCTCCAAGTGCTCGGCCTTGGGGCGGACGTCGATCGTCTGGCTGCGGATGACGAGCTGGGCCGCCGCCTGCAAGACATCCACCAGAAGGGTCCGCCCCGGGGCAGAACCAGGAGCAAGCCGTGA
- a CDS encoding GNAT family N-acetyltransferase yields MPAQLRLANPDDAALFVALVREGFAGTRGYPNPSSALDETEVQVRAALERDFGIVARLHGDDVGSARFRLEWARPPSFDEHEAVRAAAAGHAVTDSPGGRLFFSRLTVLPRARRRGVAHDMIRYLSILSLRCGIDTLAITVRSQQPDNRPLWQHLGFEITGYSERYGIDDMVTHMQRKL; encoded by the coding sequence GTGCCGGCCCAGCTTCGCCTCGCCAACCCGGACGACGCCGCGCTTTTCGTGGCCCTCGTGCGCGAAGGATTTGCGGGCACTCGCGGCTATCCGAACCCGTCGAGCGCGCTCGACGAAACAGAAGTACAGGTGCGTGCGGCGCTCGAGCGCGATTTCGGCATCGTGGCCCGCCTGCATGGCGACGACGTGGGCTCTGCCCGGTTTCGCCTCGAGTGGGCGCGGCCCCCGAGCTTCGACGAACACGAAGCGGTTCGCGCCGCCGCCGCGGGCCACGCCGTGACCGACTCTCCCGGGGGGCGGCTGTTCTTCTCGCGCCTCACGGTGCTACCCCGCGCTCGTCGCCGCGGCGTTGCCCACGACATGATCCGGTATCTTTCGATTTTGTCGCTGCGGTGCGGAATCGACACGCTCGCCATCACCGTCCGTTCCCAACAGCCCGACAACCGCCCCCTGTGGCAGCACCTGGGCTTCGAGATCACGGGCTATTCGGAGCGCTACGGCATCGACGACATGGTCACCCACATGCAGAGAAAGCTATGA
- a CDS encoding sigma-70 family RNA polymerase sigma factor — protein sequence MPPKPRSDDGPLVRAARGGDGVAFGRLFERYVNLVHGVLLSRVNAADADDLTQEVFLVAYQKLSTLAEPDAFGGWLLAIARNRATDLMRKRVDEHALPEVPVSDPRRAEAEQVLAVIRTLPEAYREPLVLRLVEGMTGPEIAARTGLKPESVRVNLHRGLGLLRERMGSDE from the coding sequence GTGCCCCCGAAGCCCCGCTCCGACGACGGACCCCTGGTGCGTGCCGCCCGCGGCGGAGACGGCGTCGCCTTCGGTCGGCTCTTCGAGCGCTACGTGAACTTGGTGCACGGCGTACTGCTGTCACGGGTGAACGCAGCAGACGCGGACGACCTGACGCAGGAGGTGTTCCTTGTCGCCTACCAGAAGCTTTCCACGCTGGCGGAGCCCGACGCCTTCGGCGGCTGGCTCTTGGCCATCGCCCGAAATCGCGCGACGGATCTGATGCGCAAACGCGTGGATGAGCACGCGCTGCCCGAAGTGCCGGTCAGCGATCCGCGGCGCGCCGAAGCGGAGCAGGTGCTGGCCGTCATCCGCACGCTGCCGGAGGCGTATCGCGAGCCCCTGGTGCTGCGCTTGGTGGAGGGCATGACGGGGCCGGAAATCGCCGCGCGCACCGGCCTCAAACCAGAGTCCGTGCGGGTGAACCTGCACCGCGGGCTGGGCCTGCTCCGAGAAAGGATGGGGAGCGATGAGTGA
- a CDS encoding VWA domain-containing protein, with amino-acid sequence MAAAVVVLATGGLVLARSPGGGQALTFGTAVGKNASSFSGPGASGTLALSQTRVLTGGQSLYAELKIRGDDEERARERAPISLAIVFDTSGSMSGDKIETSKRSVVSLLRQMRADDEVAFVRYDDHSEVLQPLARVGDVREELTRRVQSLEAGGGTNIPPALERGLSAVSDASGGRVRRVVLVSDGLDSTRDQAERLARSALDRRVTISALGIGLDFDESYMSAVANAGRGNFGFVRDGTALASFLHKELEETASTVVEDARATLTLPRGMRFVQAIGAETRHADDGEVELALGSLFAGDERRIIVELSTDAEQGESLALGATVSWQKVGGSHTRAKLAALSVVGDSQKSAVAESRDPAVYASAVSALASVRQLAAAESFAHGDEGKAQELLDQNMAALSAAEAEAPAEVAAQLARQRADVSAAKSGFRAAKPGSPKAKALTKAATEKNNNNLSRSAF; translated from the coding sequence GTGGCAGCTGCGGTTGTGGTGTTGGCGACGGGGGGTCTGGTGCTGGCGCGCTCACCGGGGGGAGGACAAGCGCTCACCTTTGGTACCGCCGTGGGCAAGAACGCTTCCAGCTTCTCCGGACCGGGAGCCAGTGGAACGCTGGCCCTGAGTCAGACCCGGGTGCTCACCGGCGGCCAGTCGCTGTACGCCGAGCTCAAGATCCGCGGCGACGACGAAGAGCGTGCCCGAGAGCGCGCGCCCATCTCGCTGGCCATCGTGTTCGACACCTCGGGCTCCATGAGTGGCGACAAGATCGAAACGTCCAAGCGCAGCGTCGTGTCTCTCTTGCGTCAAATGCGTGCGGACGACGAGGTCGCCTTCGTGCGCTACGACGACCACTCCGAGGTGCTGCAACCGCTGGCGCGCGTGGGCGACGTGCGGGAAGAGCTCACACGTCGCGTGCAATCCCTGGAAGCCGGCGGCGGCACCAACATCCCGCCGGCCCTCGAGCGCGGTCTCAGCGCGGTGAGCGATGCCAGCGGCGGTCGCGTGCGCCGCGTGGTGCTGGTGAGCGACGGGCTCGACTCCACGCGCGATCAGGCGGAGCGCTTGGCGCGCTCGGCCCTGGACCGGCGCGTCACCATCTCGGCGCTCGGCATCGGCCTCGACTTCGACGAGAGCTACATGTCCGCCGTGGCCAACGCGGGCCGCGGCAACTTCGGCTTCGTGCGCGACGGCACGGCCCTGGCATCCTTCCTGCACAAGGAGCTGGAAGAAACCGCCAGCACGGTCGTGGAAGACGCTCGCGCCACGCTGACGCTGCCCCGCGGCATGCGCTTCGTGCAAGCCATTGGCGCCGAGACCCGCCACGCCGACGATGGCGAGGTCGAGCTGGCCCTGGGCTCGCTCTTTGCCGGGGACGAGCGCCGCATCATCGTCGAGCTGTCGACCGACGCGGAGCAGGGCGAGAGCCTCGCGCTCGGCGCCACCGTCTCCTGGCAGAAGGTCGGCGGCAGCCACACCCGCGCCAAGCTCGCGGCGCTCTCGGTGGTGGGCGACTCGCAAAAGAGCGCCGTGGCGGAGAGCCGCGATCCCGCCGTGTATGCCAGCGCCGTGAGCGCCCTGGCCAGCGTGCGGCAGCTCGCCGCCGCCGAAAGCTTCGCCCACGGAGACGAGGGCAAGGCTCAGGAGCTCCTCGACCAGAACATGGCGGCGCTCAGCGCGGCGGAGGCCGAAGCACCTGCGGAGGTCGCCGCCCAGCTCGCCCGTCAGCGTGCCGACGTGAGCGCCGCCAAGTCTGGCTTCCGCGCCGCCAAGCCCGGCAGCCCCAAGGCCAAGGCGCTCACCAAAGCCGCGACGGAAAAGAACAACAACAATCTCTCGCGCTCGGCGTTCTGA